In Pseudomonas sp. GCEP-101, one DNA window encodes the following:
- a CDS encoding phage late control D family protein, whose protein sequence is MKPVFRIVADGRDITAQVNDRVLELEVLDKHGLESDTLSLTLDDRAGSVVLPRRGAELALYLGYEETGVAPMGRYKVDTITFSGAPDTLVIKAKSADARNVAKSIRSDSWENVTLAQIVERIAGRNGWQAQCEVQTRIVRADQINESDYHFITRLARQYDCTAKIADLKLLVMPRQAGRSASGQPLDSVLLRRGDCSSFSFTLDDRKVVAQVSVPYQGPDGALRTVKLANPNAPKTVQAEYIERHVQANEAAAQQLARSRLADFNRQTAGVRLGMPGRTDLFAECRVELSGFKAGVDGIYLVDTVTQHYDANGWTTRVLCNGGNDGKALAGEGG, encoded by the coding sequence CTCGAGTTGGAAGTGCTGGATAAGCACGGCCTGGAATCGGACACGCTGTCGCTCACCCTCGACGACCGCGCAGGCAGCGTGGTGTTGCCCCGGCGCGGCGCGGAGCTGGCGCTGTACCTGGGCTACGAGGAAACGGGCGTGGCGCCGATGGGCCGCTACAAGGTCGATACGATCACCTTCAGCGGCGCGCCGGATACGCTGGTGATCAAGGCCAAGTCTGCGGACGCGCGCAACGTGGCGAAATCCATCCGCAGCGACAGTTGGGAGAACGTGACACTGGCGCAGATCGTCGAGCGGATCGCGGGCCGCAATGGCTGGCAGGCCCAGTGCGAGGTGCAGACGCGGATCGTCCGCGCGGACCAGATCAACGAGTCCGACTATCACTTCATCACCCGCCTGGCCCGGCAATACGACTGCACGGCGAAGATCGCCGACCTGAAGCTGCTGGTCATGCCGCGCCAGGCTGGCCGCAGCGCGTCGGGGCAGCCGCTGGACTCGGTGCTGCTCAGGCGTGGGGACTGCAGCTCCTTCAGCTTCACCCTAGATGATCGTAAGGTGGTCGCGCAGGTGAGCGTGCCCTACCAGGGGCCCGATGGAGCCTTGCGCACCGTCAAGCTAGCCAATCCGAACGCGCCGAAGACGGTGCAGGCGGAGTACATCGAGCGCCATGTCCAGGCCAACGAAGCGGCGGCACAACAGTTGGCCAGGTCGCGCCTGGCGGACTTCAACCGGCAGACCGCTGGCGTACGCCTGGGGATGCCCGGCCGCACCGATCTGTTCGCCGAGTGCCGGGTTGAGCTGAGCGGCTTCAAGGCAGGGGTCGATGGCATTTACCTGGTCGACACCGTTACCCAGCACTACGACGCGAACGGCTGGACCACCCGCGTGCTGTGCAATGGCGGTAACGATGGCAAGGCGCTGGCGGGGGAGGGCGGCTGA
- a CDS encoding glycoside hydrolase family 19 protein — protein MLIDEHQLLLILPNARPVAGVFLPVLERAMCDFDIDTSPRVAAFLAQVGHESAQLTRCVESLTYSAQRLAAVWPRRFRSADGSPTALAREVAYQPERIANLVYAGRNGNGDEASGDGWRFRGRGLLQVTGRSNYRSVGEGLEQPFVARPQLLAEPRWACRSAAWWWQRNGLNALADAQRFEDITRRINGGLNGLEARVQIWRRAQEVLG, from the coding sequence ATGCTCATCGACGAACACCAGCTACTGCTGATCCTGCCCAACGCCCGCCCCGTCGCGGGCGTTTTTCTGCCCGTGCTGGAGAGGGCGATGTGCGACTTCGACATCGACACCTCCCCGCGCGTCGCTGCCTTCCTCGCCCAGGTAGGGCACGAAAGTGCGCAGCTGACCCGCTGCGTGGAAAGCCTGACCTACAGCGCCCAGCGCCTGGCCGCGGTCTGGCCCCGACGCTTTCGCAGCGCCGACGGCTCGCCCACGGCACTGGCGCGGGAGGTGGCGTACCAGCCGGAGCGCATTGCCAACCTCGTCTATGCCGGACGCAACGGCAATGGCGATGAAGCGTCGGGCGATGGCTGGCGCTTTCGGGGGCGCGGGCTGCTGCAGGTCACCGGGCGCAGCAACTATCGGTCGGTGGGCGAGGGGCTCGAGCAGCCTTTCGTTGCCCGCCCTCAGTTGTTGGCGGAGCCGCGCTGGGCTTGCCGGTCGGCGGCCTGGTGGTGGCAACGCAACGGGCTCAACGCCTTGGCCGATGCGCAGCGCTTCGAGGACATCACCCGGCGCATCAACGGCGGTTTGAATGGCCTGGAGGCACGGGTGCAGATCTGGCGCCGCGCGCAGGAGGTGCTGGGATGA
- a CDS encoding aminodeoxychorismate/anthranilate synthase component II yields the protein MLLMIDNYDSFTYNLVQYFAELKADIHVIRNDELSVEEIAALNPERIVLSPGPCTPNEAGVSLEVIERFAGKLPLLGVCLGHQSIGQAFGGDVVRARQVMHGKVSPVFHKDLGVFAGLNNPLTQTRYHSLVVKRETLPDCLEITAWTALEDGSVDEIMGLRHKTLNVEGVQFHPESILSEQGHEMLANFLKQTGGVRA from the coding sequence ATGCTGCTGATGATCGATAACTACGACTCCTTCACCTACAACCTGGTGCAGTACTTCGCCGAGTTGAAGGCCGACATCCACGTCATTCGCAATGACGAACTGAGCGTCGAGGAGATCGCCGCGCTCAACCCCGAACGTATCGTCCTGTCCCCCGGCCCGTGCACGCCGAACGAGGCGGGCGTGTCCCTGGAAGTCATCGAGCGCTTCGCTGGCAAGTTGCCGCTGCTGGGCGTGTGCCTGGGCCACCAGTCGATCGGCCAGGCCTTCGGCGGCGACGTGGTGCGCGCGCGCCAGGTCATGCACGGCAAGGTCAGCCCGGTGTTCCACAAGGACCTGGGCGTCTTCGCCGGCCTGAACAATCCGCTGACCCAGACCCGCTACCACTCCCTGGTGGTGAAGCGCGAGACGCTGCCCGACTGCCTGGAAATCACCGCCTGGACGGCGCTGGAAGACGGCTCGGTCGATGAGATCATGGGCCTGCGCCACAAGACGCTGAACGTCGAGGGCGTGCAGTTCCACCCCGAGTCGATCCTCTCCGAACAGGGCCACGAGATGCTGGCCAACTTCCTCAAGCAGACCGGCGGGGTGCGCGCATGA
- the trpD gene encoding anthranilate phosphoribosyltransferase produces MNIKEALGRVVNQLDLTTEEMQDVMREIMTGQCTDAQIGAFLMGMRMKSETIDEIVGAVAVMRELADQVELDSLKHVVDVVGTGGDGANIFNVSSAAAFVVAAAGGKVAKHGNRAVSGKSGSADLLEAAGIYLDLKPVQVKRCIETVGVGFMFAQVHHKAMKHAAGPRRELGLRTLFNMLGPLTNPAGVKHQVVGVFSQALCRPLAEVLKRLGSEHILVVHSRDGLDEFSLAAPTHVAELKDGVVTEYDVQPEDFGIKSQSLIGLTVDSPQQSLELIRDALGRRKTEAGQKAAELIVLNAGAALYAADLATSLHEGMQLAHDALHTGLAREKMEELAAFTAVYREENAQ; encoded by the coding sequence ATGAACATCAAGGAAGCCCTCGGCCGCGTGGTCAACCAGTTGGACCTGACCACCGAGGAAATGCAGGACGTCATGCGCGAGATCATGACCGGGCAGTGCACCGACGCGCAGATCGGCGCCTTCCTCATGGGCATGCGCATGAAGAGCGAGACCATCGACGAGATCGTCGGCGCCGTGGCGGTGATGCGCGAGCTGGCCGACCAGGTCGAGCTGGATAGCCTCAAGCACGTGGTTGACGTGGTCGGCACCGGTGGCGATGGCGCGAACATCTTCAACGTGTCCTCGGCGGCGGCCTTCGTGGTCGCCGCGGCGGGTGGCAAGGTCGCCAAGCACGGTAACCGTGCGGTCTCCGGCAAGAGCGGCAGCGCCGACCTGCTGGAAGCCGCCGGCATCTACCTGGACCTCAAGCCGGTGCAGGTGAAACGTTGCATCGAGACCGTGGGCGTCGGCTTCATGTTCGCCCAGGTCCATCACAAGGCCATGAAGCACGCTGCCGGCCCGCGCCGCGAGCTGGGCCTGCGCACCCTGTTCAACATGCTCGGCCCGCTGACCAACCCGGCGGGCGTGAAGCACCAGGTGGTCGGCGTGTTCAGCCAGGCGCTGTGCCGCCCGCTGGCCGAGGTGCTCAAGCGCCTTGGCAGCGAGCACATCCTGGTGGTGCATTCCCGCGACGGCCTGGACGAGTTCAGCCTCGCCGCGCCGACCCACGTGGCCGAGCTGAAGGACGGCGTGGTCACCGAATACGACGTGCAGCCCGAAGACTTCGGCATCAAGAGCCAGAGCCTGATCGGCCTGACGGTGGACAGCCCGCAGCAGTCGCTGGAGCTGATCCGCGACGCGCTGGGCCGGCGCAAGACCGAAGCCGGGCAGAAGGCCGCCGAACTCATCGTGCTCAACGCCGGCGCCGCGCTGTACGCCGCGGACCTGGCCACCAGCCTGCACGAAGGCATGCAATTGGCCCACGACGCCCTGCACACCGGGCTTGCGCGGGAGAAGATGGAAGAGCTGGCGGCCTTCACCGCCGTTTACCGAGAGGAGAACGCACAGTGA
- the trpC gene encoding indole-3-glycerol phosphate synthase TrpC: MSVPTVLQKILARKAEEVAERRTRVSIAELEQLARAADAPRGFASALLERAKRREPAVIAEVKKASPSKGIIRENFDPADIARSYEEGGAACLSVLTDIDFFLGSDAYLKEARAACKLPVIRKDFLIDPYQVVEARAIGADCILLIVSALDDVRMAELAAVAKDVGLDVLVEVHDAPELERALKLLDTPLVGINNRNLHTFEVSLETTLDLLPDIPRDRMVITESGILNRADVELMEVSDVFGFLVGEAFMRADEPGTELKRLFFPERSKTKLGADPD; encoded by the coding sequence GTGAGTGTGCCGACGGTTCTGCAGAAGATCCTGGCCCGCAAGGCCGAAGAAGTCGCCGAACGCCGCACCCGCGTCAGCATCGCCGAGCTGGAGCAGCTTGCCCGTGCAGCCGACGCCCCGCGCGGTTTCGCCAGCGCCCTGCTGGAGCGCGCCAAGCGCCGCGAGCCGGCGGTGATCGCCGAGGTGAAGAAGGCGTCGCCGAGCAAAGGCATCATTCGCGAGAATTTCGACCCGGCCGACATCGCCCGCAGCTACGAAGAGGGTGGCGCTGCCTGCCTCTCGGTGCTGACCGATATCGACTTTTTCCTCGGCAGCGATGCCTACCTCAAGGAAGCCCGTGCGGCCTGCAAGCTGCCGGTGATCCGCAAGGACTTCCTCATCGATCCGTACCAGGTCGTGGAAGCCCGGGCCATCGGCGCCGATTGCATCCTGCTGATCGTCTCGGCGCTGGATGACGTGCGCATGGCCGAGCTGGCCGCGGTCGCCAAGGACGTTGGCCTCGACGTACTGGTGGAAGTGCACGATGCCCCGGAGCTGGAGCGCGCGCTGAAGCTTCTGGATACCCCGCTGGTGGGCATCAACAACCGCAACCTGCACACCTTCGAGGTGAGCCTGGAGACCACCCTGGATCTGCTGCCGGACATCCCGCGCGATCGCATGGTGATCACCGAGAGCGGCATCCTCAACCGCGCCGATGTCGAGCTGATGGAAGTCAGCGACGTGTTCGGCTTCCTGGTGGGCGAAGCCTTCATGCGGGCGGACGAGCCGGGCACCGAGCTCAAGCGCCTGTTCTTCCCCGAGCGCAGCAAGACCAAGCTGGGCGCCGATCCGGACTGA
- the crp gene encoding cAMP-activated global transcriptional regulator CRP, translated as MVAITLTPKIKNLDKLLAHCHRRRFTAKSTIIYAGDRCESLFFIIKGSVTVLIEDDDGREMIIGYLNTGDFFGEMGLFEKEGSTGQERSAWIRAKTECEVAEISYAKFRELSQQDPEILFTLGSQMADRLRKTTRKVGDLAFLDVTGRVARTLLDLCQQPDAMTHPDGMQIKITRQEIGRIVGCSREMVGRVLKSLEEQGLVHVKGKTMVVFGTR; from the coding sequence ATGGTAGCTATTACCCTCACACCCAAAATCAAGAACCTCGACAAGCTGCTCGCGCACTGTCATCGCCGCCGCTTCACCGCCAAGAGCACCATCATCTACGCCGGCGACCGCTGCGAGAGCCTGTTCTTCATCATCAAGGGGTCGGTGACCGTCCTGATCGAGGACGACGACGGCCGCGAGATGATCATCGGGTACCTCAATACCGGCGATTTCTTCGGGGAGATGGGGCTCTTCGAGAAGGAAGGCAGCACCGGCCAGGAGCGCAGCGCCTGGATTCGCGCCAAGACCGAATGCGAAGTCGCCGAGATCAGCTACGCGAAATTCCGTGAACTGAGCCAGCAGGACCCGGAGATTCTCTTCACCCTCGGCAGCCAGATGGCGGACCGCCTGCGCAAGACCACGCGCAAGGTCGGCGACCTGGCCTTCCTCGACGTCACCGGCCGCGTGGCCCGCACCCTGCTGGACCTGTGCCAGCAGCCGGACGCCATGACCCACCCCGACGGCATGCAGATCAAGATCACCCGCCAGGAAATCGGCCGCATCGTCGGCTGCTCCCGCGAGATGGTCGGCCGCGTGCTCAAGAGCCTGGAAGAACAGGGCCTGGTGCACGTCAAGGGCAAGACCATGGTGGTCTTCGGCACCCGCTGA
- a CDS encoding OsmC family protein, with translation MKARIQWAGEAMFLGESGSGHVVVMDGPPDAGGRNLGVRPMEMLLLGLGGCTNFDVVSILKKGRQPVESCEAFLEAERADEDPKVFTKIHVHFVVKGRGLKEAQVKRAVELSAEKYCSASIMLGRAGVEITHDYEIVELG, from the coding sequence ATGAAAGCGCGAATCCAGTGGGCGGGCGAGGCGATGTTCCTCGGCGAATCCGGCAGTGGCCACGTCGTGGTGATGGACGGTCCGCCGGACGCCGGTGGCCGCAACCTGGGCGTGCGGCCGATGGAGATGCTCCTGCTCGGCCTGGGTGGCTGCACCAACTTCGACGTGGTCAGCATCCTCAAGAAAGGTCGCCAGCCGGTGGAAAGCTGCGAAGCCTTCCTGGAAGCCGAGCGCGCCGACGAGGACCCGAAGGTCTTCACCAAGATCCACGTGCATTTCGTGGTCAAGGGGCGTGGTCTGAAGGAAGCGCAGGTCAAGCGCGCGGTCGAACTGTCGGCCGAGAAGTACTGCTCCGCGTCGATCATGCTCGGCCGCGCGGGCGTCGAGATCACCCATGACTACGAGATCGTAGAG